A DNA window from Parvularculales bacterium contains the following coding sequences:
- a CDS encoding MmgE/PrpD family protein has translation MSATYQLADKIVALRSDELDAEAETVAKQCLLDWFGVALQGAQEPVADIMAGELAGAKGDNKGSHSLVGRREKADLIDAAMINGTIGHALDYDDAIPASMGHATVPVAPTVLALATEMDASGDMAVRAFLAGYEAECALGRYFGEQHYARGYHATGTIGTFGAAAAASLLLGLDAKQTARALSLAATQASGLKALFGSMGKPMHAGRAAADGLLAARLIARGFDSIENGLEVKQGAGHVLAGNEPDKDIRLDKFGTQIRGTLFKYHAACYGTHAPIEAARDFMAAHNVDDVESIEIHVGTATIGMCDIEAPTSPLECKFSLHQTVAMALAGVDTASLENYSAAKAADPKLTALREKMSVISGFEDETGIMSAKLVIKTKDETVEFYRHMGHPNDNLEDQQNRLEAKYDALARPVLGEAADELKRAVLDLPQAPHVHHLMQSAVPV, from the coding sequence ATGTCTGCTACATATCAACTTGCTGATAAAATCGTTGCTTTGCGTAGCGACGAGTTGGACGCGGAAGCCGAAACCGTTGCCAAACAATGTCTGCTTGACTGGTTTGGTGTGGCACTACAGGGGGCCCAGGAACCGGTCGCCGATATCATGGCCGGTGAACTGGCAGGTGCCAAAGGTGACAATAAAGGTAGCCATTCGCTAGTCGGGCGGCGAGAGAAAGCCGATTTAATTGATGCGGCGATGATTAACGGAACCATCGGTCACGCACTGGATTATGACGACGCCATTCCGGCCTCGATGGGCCACGCTACCGTGCCGGTAGCACCGACCGTTCTGGCGCTGGCCACCGAAATGGACGCTAGCGGCGATATGGCGGTGAGGGCTTTCCTCGCCGGTTATGAAGCCGAATGTGCGCTGGGCAGATATTTTGGCGAACAACATTATGCGCGTGGCTATCACGCTACCGGCACGATCGGTACATTTGGCGCTGCCGCTGCCGCTTCCCTGCTTCTGGGACTTGATGCCAAGCAAACAGCCCGCGCTTTGTCGCTGGCCGCCACACAGGCCTCGGGCCTGAAGGCTTTGTTTGGTTCAATGGGTAAGCCCATGCATGCCGGACGTGCAGCGGCTGATGGCCTTCTGGCGGCGCGTCTGATTGCGCGCGGCTTTGACAGCATTGAAAACGGATTGGAAGTGAAACAGGGCGCCGGTCATGTGCTGGCCGGCAATGAGCCGGATAAAGATATTCGACTGGATAAATTCGGTACGCAAATTCGTGGCACATTGTTCAAATATCACGCCGCCTGTTACGGCACCCATGCGCCGATTGAAGCGGCACGCGATTTTATGGCGGCCCATAATGTGGACGACGTTGAAAGCATTGAAATTCATGTCGGCACAGCTACCATCGGCATGTGTGATATTGAAGCGCCTACCTCGCCGCTGGAATGCAAGTTCAGCCTGCACCAAACTGTGGCCATGGCGCTTGCCGGTGTGGACACAGCAAGTCTCGAAAATTATTCTGCCGCCAAGGCAGCGGATCCAAAACTTACTGCTTTACGCGAAAAAATGAGCGTTATTAGTGGGTTTGAAGATGAAACGGGAATTATGAGCGCCAAGCTTGTGATTAAGACCAAGGACGAAACGGTAGAATTTTATCGCCATATGGGCCACCCGAATGACAATCTTGAAGATCAACAAAACCGGTTGGAAGCCAAATATGACGCATTGGCAAGACCCGTGTTGGGAGAGGCAGCCGATGAGTTGAAACGGGCGGTTCTGGATTTACCGCAAGCACCGCATGTACATCATCTGATGCAGTCAGCGGTGCCTGTTTAG
- a CDS encoding CoA ester lyase, with product MSQKLMRLRRSQLAVPGVSEKMLTKAAASAADHVFCDLEDAVAPSAKPGARDTIAEALNNLDWGKTVRCVRVNDVGTEWCYEDIITVVEKAGKNLDTIMLPKPMNASDVQFADKLLSQLEMKLGLERRIGLEVLIEEVEAMQNVVEIANSCERLECMIFGMGDYAASQGLAVKNIGRTDGYPGDIFHYPRYHMTIAARAVGIDAVDGPFADFKNDKAYRVECLRALTLGMVGKWAIHPAQIEPALEVFSPSQSDVDFAREIIDVYEKAAAEGLGSVGHKGVMVDAASARLFQNTVNRANLIGM from the coding sequence ATGAGCCAAAAACTTATGCGTCTGCGCCGTTCACAACTGGCCGTTCCGGGAGTCAGTGAAAAAATGCTGACCAAAGCGGCGGCGTCTGCTGCCGACCACGTGTTTTGTGATCTGGAAGACGCTGTGGCCCCATCGGCCAAGCCTGGCGCACGTGACACGATTGCCGAGGCGCTGAACAATCTCGATTGGGGCAAGACGGTACGCTGTGTGCGGGTCAATGATGTGGGTACTGAATGGTGTTATGAGGATATCATCACCGTTGTCGAAAAGGCCGGCAAAAACCTTGACACGATTATGCTGCCCAAGCCGATGAACGCCTCGGATGTGCAATTTGCCGATAAACTGTTGAGCCAGCTGGAAATGAAGCTGGGATTGGAACGCCGTATCGGTTTGGAAGTTTTGATTGAAGAAGTTGAGGCCATGCAAAATGTGGTAGAGATTGCCAATAGCTGTGAAAGACTGGAATGTATGATTTTCGGCATGGGTGATTATGCCGCCAGTCAGGGTCTGGCGGTCAAAAATATTGGCCGCACAGATGGTTATCCCGGTGATATTTTCCACTATCCGCGTTATCACATGACCATTGCCGCACGCGCTGTCGGTATTGATGCGGTGGACGGGCCGTTTGCCGATTTCAAAAATGACAAAGCCTATAGGGTCGAATGCCTGCGCGCTTTAACGCTGGGAATGGTTGGCAAATGGGCTATTCATCCGGCACAAATTGAACCGGCACTGGAGGTGTTTTCGCCAAGCCAGTCTGATGTCGACTTCGCCCGCGAAATTATTGATGTTTATGAAAAAGCTGCCGCCGAAGGTCTGGGATCGGTGGGTCATAAAGGTGTCATGGTGGACGCCGCATCTGCGCGGCTGTTTCAGAACACCGTCAATCGTGCCAATTTGATTGGCATGTAG
- a CDS encoding acyl-CoA dehydrogenase family protein: MSAAEMIEKAQNASGYWSEERILIRDTARVFTINEVLPVANKLDPEKGDIPDDLIDKMGEMGYFGITIPEEKGGLGLGCFEYCVVAEQLARGWMSVASIIARGNGFYRSIPAATEEERAEKTALMAQGKYLGAFSMSEPNAGSDIASITCRAVDDGDHWLITGNKYWCTFADRADFIHVICRTETDPDAPRWAGLTAVAFEKPRGEFPEGCSGAPIPKIGYHGWRTYELAFDNARTPKYAAVGRKGNAFKAVASGLEAARAHTAARSIGLAQGALEDAMAYAKEREQFGRAIEKFQSIRFKIATMATEVEAARQLLYFVCNEIDSGRRCDTEAAMVKYFAAEMAERVTSEALQILGGAGYTTLHAVERYWRDARLTKIFEGSSEIQQRIISDNLLGK; this comes from the coding sequence ATGTCAGCAGCTGAAATGATCGAAAAGGCGCAAAACGCATCAGGTTATTGGAGCGAAGAGCGGATTTTAATCCGTGATACTGCGCGCGTGTTCACGATAAATGAAGTGCTGCCGGTGGCCAATAAGCTGGATCCGGAAAAAGGCGATATTCCTGACGACCTTATCGATAAGATGGGTGAAATGGGATACTTCGGTATTACAATTCCCGAAGAAAAAGGCGGCTTGGGTCTTGGCTGTTTCGAATATTGCGTGGTTGCAGAACAATTGGCGCGCGGCTGGATGAGCGTTGCCTCCATCATTGCCCGCGGCAATGGTTTCTACCGCTCTATTCCGGCTGCGACTGAAGAAGAACGGGCCGAAAAAACTGCGCTGATGGCGCAAGGTAAATATCTTGGCGCTTTCTCCATGTCAGAACCCAATGCCGGTTCAGATATCGCTTCCATTACCTGCCGCGCCGTCGATGATGGCGACCATTGGTTGATCACAGGCAATAAATACTGGTGCACATTTGCCGACCGTGCTGATTTCATTCATGTCATTTGCCGCACCGAGACCGATCCGGACGCACCGCGATGGGCCGGTCTGACAGCGGTGGCGTTCGAAAAACCGCGCGGTGAATTTCCCGAGGGTTGCTCCGGCGCACCGATCCCGAAAATAGGCTATCACGGCTGGCGCACTTATGAACTAGCTTTTGACAATGCCCGTACGCCGAAATATGCCGCTGTCGGCAGAAAGGGCAATGCGTTCAAAGCGGTTGCCTCAGGTCTTGAAGCAGCGCGAGCCCATACGGCGGCGCGTTCCATCGGTCTGGCGCAGGGTGCGCTAGAAGATGCCATGGCTTACGCCAAAGAGCGTGAACAATTCGGCCGTGCCATTGAAAAATTTCAGTCCATCCGCTTCAAAATCGCCACTATGGCGACCGAAGTCGAAGCGGCGCGCCAACTGCTTTATTTCGTCTGTAATGAGATAGATAGTGGGCGGCGCTGTGATACTGAAGCGGCCATGGTCAAATATTTTGCTGCCGAAATGGCCGAGCGGGTGACTTCGGAAGCTCTGCAAATTCTGGGTGGGGCCGGGTACACCACTTTGCATGCGGTGGAACGCTATTGGCGTGATGCGCGGCTGACCAAAATATTTGAAGGTAGTTCGGAAATCCAGCAGCGCATAATTTCCGATAATCTACTCGGCAAATAG
- a CDS encoding nitronate monooxygenase, producing MRGDTIANMMKALYHISDIAVLSIFGHFWLNYDSIEMTEVTVNFDPTFDGRIKLPLIVAPMFLVSNPSLTLAAASQGVIGSFPAHATRTREIFKDWLDDMQAGLAELDNPPPYAVNLVVHPTNERMPGDLELCERYKVPIVLTSKGAPKDTFSRIHDWGGLAFHDVSSARHSEKAVEAGADALIAVCGGAGGHCGTINPFALVNEIREVTDKPIILAGGMSTGQDILAAQAMGATYVYMGTRFIACNESMADTRYAQTLIECTSKDIFFSAALDGAPANWVTPSLIEAGVDLEELATTIPGEVMPSGKVAERYSKVLSAGHGVGMVKRIESAVDLCAHLKSEYDTAKTAMLA from the coding sequence ATGCGCGGTGACACTATCGCCAATATGATGAAAGCTCTTTATCACATATCCGATATAGCAGTGTTGTCTATTTTCGGGCATTTTTGGTTAAATTATGACTCTATTGAAATGACGGAGGTGACAGTGAATTTTGACCCAACATTTGACGGGCGCATAAAACTGCCCCTTATCGTGGCGCCGATGTTTCTGGTGTCTAATCCATCACTTACTCTAGCTGCCGCCTCACAAGGTGTTATCGGCAGTTTCCCTGCGCATGCTACGCGCACGCGCGAGATATTCAAGGATTGGCTGGATGACATGCAGGCCGGTCTTGCCGAACTGGATAATCCACCGCCTTACGCAGTCAATCTGGTAGTGCATCCGACCAATGAGCGTATGCCGGGCGATTTAGAATTATGCGAACGCTATAAAGTGCCGATTGTACTGACCTCGAAAGGAGCGCCCAAAGATACGTTTTCGCGCATCCATGATTGGGGCGGGTTGGCATTTCACGACGTTTCCTCAGCACGCCACTCTGAAAAAGCGGTTGAGGCCGGCGCTGATGCCTTGATTGCCGTATGCGGCGGGGCCGGTGGTCATTGTGGAACGATCAACCCGTTCGCACTGGTCAATGAGATTCGTGAGGTGACCGATAAGCCGATTATCCTAGCAGGCGGGATGAGTACCGGTCAGGACATTTTGGCCGCACAAGCCATGGGAGCAACTTATGTCTATATGGGTACGCGCTTTATCGCCTGCAATGAAAGTATGGCGGATACCCGCTATGCGCAAACGCTGATTGAATGCACCTCAAAAGATATTTTCTTTTCAGCGGCTTTGGACGGGGCGCCGGCCAATTGGGTGACACCGTCTCTCATCGAAGCTGGAGTGGATTTAGAAGAACTGGCAACCACCATTCCGGGTGAGGTTATGCCATCGGGCAAGGTGGCTGAGCGCTATTCAAAAGTGTTATCGGCCGGTCATGGTGTAGGTATGGTTAAGCGAATCGAAAGTGCGGTGGATTTATGTGCTCACCTAAAAAGCGAATACGACACCGCCAAAACAGCCATGCTGGCTTAA